From a region of the Branchiostoma floridae strain S238N-H82 chromosome 13, Bfl_VNyyK, whole genome shotgun sequence genome:
- the LOC118429768 gene encoding verprolin-like has protein sequence MGGQFFVWGDQAYPDQGMTGSAPVAGVGAPTWKSVPFRLFRYTRAEEERLKCVWVEAFWRVATALQRTLQEQFVLQCRQSVPVVKSVRSRRPSPSTRPCFVCHQLGHWKLQCPLRYRNRSSKQGHRTRYHDNSDSLPRQQDHAQRLADDADNIPGPVIPQGHCSAGPPPSSVTGSHLPPSVPGRHRSPDTAQAAPIQLPGPDPARTQAPVPDPTPAPDPTPVPTPTPVPAPTPVPTPTPVPAPTPVPTPTPVPAPTPAPTDMTATTSSPVLPSPLPQRINRRRRRQPRDMNNFICFPDAYTSSDSNSDTNHVHPNVCQVTKSLDVGLTRQCHRLDRSCPGGRTVQYRSPYPSLGALGLLLPIPWSPRLTTSAKQLESGDPFNDSCSPGRHQPTETFLKKFMSI, from the coding sequence ATGGGaggacagttttttgtttgggGTGACCAAGCCTACCCGGATCAGGGCATGACAGGGTCTGCGCCTGTGGCCGGAGTAGGGGCACCAACTTGGAAGTCCGTCCCATTTAGGTTATTTAGGTACACGCGAGCCGAGGAGGAGAGACTGAAATGTGTTTGGGTGGAGGCGTTTTGGCGAGTAGCGACAGCATTGCAGCGCACACTCCAGGAGCAATTTGTGTTACAATGTCGTCAGTCTGTCCCTGTTGTGAAGTCCGTCCGTTCGAGAAGGCCGTCGCCGTCAACACGTCCATGTTTTGTCTGTCACCAGCTAGGCCACTGGAAGTTACAATGTCCTCTTAGGTATAGAAATAGATCCAGCAAGCAAGGTCACCGGactcgttaccatgacaacagcgaTTCCCTCCCCAGGCAACAGGACCACGCTCAGCGACTTGCTGACGATGCTGACAACATCCCAGGACCTGTAATCCCCCAAGGACACTGTTCCGCGGGGCCCCCTCCCTCTTCTGTTACAGGTTCACACTTGCCGCCGTCAGTTCCTGGGCGCCACCGGTCACCTGACACTGCGCAGGCGGCACCCATCCAGTTGCCTGGCCCCGACCCAGCACGTACCCAGGCACCTGTTCCAGATCCGACACCGGCTCCAGATCCGACACCTGTTCCAACCCCGACACCTGTTCCTGCTCCGACACCTGTTCCAACTCCGACACCTGTTCCTGCTCCGACACCTGTTCCAACCCCGACACCTGTTCCTGCTCCGACACCTGCTCCGACCGACATGACAGCGACAACATCatcacccgtccttccgtccccGTTACCGCAACGTATCAACCGGCGTCGTCGTAGACAACCGCGAGACATGAACAATTTTATATGCTTCCCGGACGCTTATACCTCCAGTGACAGCAACAGTGATACAAACCATGTCCACCCCAACGTATGCCAGGTCACAAAAAGTCTAGATGTGGGGCTGACTAGACAGTGTCATCGTTTGGATAGGTCGTGTCCCGGGGGGAGAACGGTTCAATATAGGTCCCCCTACCCGTCCCTTGGAGCCCTCGGGTTACTACTACCCATCCCTTGGAGCCCTCGGCTTACTACTTCTGCCAAACAGTTGGAGTCCGGTGATCCATTTAATGACAGCTGTAGTCCGGGCCGTCACCAGCCCACCGAAACCTTCTTGAAAAAATTCATGTCAATTTAG
- the LOC118429770 gene encoding uncharacterized protein LOC118429770, with the protein MFKISNRLVQASEASSPREHLEEEHVRAGRDGETGFVERLRNEGGLNSRDIFCDLRVPDEFQTRKHEIDVVVLTAHGVYCIEVKNWSGELERGQDGQSWIQKRLSANGKGRNGTVDYVIQHHDVVAELKVRTNLLRNHMLRAGCGLKQKYFHSRVVLLNPHLHVEDGIASDPQVVMHDKCAEFIGSFQQTYLGMITDAISPALLTGQLSYAQIDQVRNVLKTIGTWDVVDLHGGKRLIGDFKSCKQVTVNRKETELLEFSHQRNGYVSAMWALLGYMPQVSVTLYDRGGAGWIWHSSSGVINVPYNAEIVFRICGEEADAKIPANDIDRITLSI; encoded by the exons ATGTTCAAGATCAGTAACCGACTGGTTCAGGCCAGCGAGGCCTCATCTCCCAGGGAACACCTGGAGGAGGAACACGTACGCGCCGGGAGGGACGGCGAGACGGGCTTCGTCGAACGGTTGAGGAACGAGGGAGGGTTGAACAGCAGGGATATTTTCTGTGACCTTAGAGTTCCTGACGAGTTTCAGACGAGAAAACACGAGATAGATGTTGTAGTTTTGACAG CACATGGTGTTTACTGTATTGAAGTGAAGAACTGGTCGGGTGAGTTGGAGAGGGGTCAGGACGGACAGAGTTGGATACAGAAAAGACTGTCGGCCAATGGGAAGGGCAGAAATGGCACTGTTGATTATGTTATACAACACCACGACGTTGTAGCAGAACTAAAG GTAAGGACAAATCTACTGAGAAATCACATGTTGCGGGCGGGCTGCGGACTGAAACAGAAATACTTCCACTCCCGCGTTGTGTTACTCAACCCCCACCTCCACGTGGAGGACGGCATAGCGTCCGATCCCCAGGTCGTCATGCACGACAAGTGCGCAGAGTTCATCGGGTCATTCCAGCAAACGTACCTCGGTATGATAACGGATGCTATCTCACCAGCTTTACTCACAG GCCAACTGTCTTATGCACAAATCGACCAAGTACGGAATGTCCTGAAAACGATCGGAACGTGGGACGTGGTAGACTTGCACGGCGGGAAGAGACTGATCGGAGACTTCAAGAGCTGCAAACAGGTAACTGTGAACCGTAAGGAGACGGAACTGCTGGAGTTCTCCCACCAGCGGAACGGTTACGTCAGCGCCATGTGGGCCCTGCTGGGATACATGCCACAG GTCTCTGTGACCCTGTATGACAGAGGCGGTGCCGGCTGGATCTGGCACTCCTCCTCCGGTGTCATCAATGTGCCCTACAACGCAGAGATCGTGTTCCGCATCTGCGGAGAGGAGGCGGACGCCAAGATTCCAGCCAACGACATCGACAGAATCACCCTCAGTATCTAA